The following are encoded together in the Gouania willdenowi chromosome 14, fGouWil2.1, whole genome shotgun sequence genome:
- the tecta gene encoding alpha-tectorin isoform X3, with translation MVRPGCPVLLIHLFGLFSRIRAPLASTQDILYPYGPGHRDLETPKMDDGSSPEIPLLIPFIFFNLPYRSIYVNNNGVISFNVQVSQFTPEAFPLADSRSFIAPLWADVHNGIRGDVYYRESLEPEILERATQDVRKYFKNMATFTATWVFIATWHQVTFYGGSQTTPVNTFQSVLISDGTSFFTMFNYGEITWSTGTASGGDPLTGLGGTTAQAGFNGGDIGYFFNLPGSRSNDVVNIEQTTNVNVPGRWFFRVDTDLVDPANGCSYNGRFYRRGEVFWLSDQCLQRCRCLDIDNEVQCQQAPCGQLETCEQQDGAFYCQPTRSSTCVVFGDPHYHTFDGFLYHFQGTCSYLLARPCWEMPGLPFFSVEAKNENRGVTSVSWLRDVTVDVYGHRIMLPKGSLGTVQIDGLMKTLPVELEFGAIKVYQSGVAVALETDFGLLVTYDGQHYASISLPSSYFNNTCGLCGNYNDDPADDPILPDGSLAESVVELGGSWRAEDMDWRCSDGCAQNCSMCDALTEAFYFRPDYCGLINKTDGPFRDCRAVVDPTAFVYSCVYDMCANRDNITTLCQAIQAYALACQALGVTIRPWRSRTFCALPCPEFSNYQVCTSACPPSCSDLTAALYCAHPCTEGCQCDEGYVLSGSRCVQRDDCGCEYNGLYYPLNDTFWAGSRGEEGECSLHCTCGLEGEISCFNESCKEGEVCVAEVGLLGCYPRREGLCSVTQSTVTSSFDGTFLQFPDDSSYYLLKLCGPVPANISAVEVKIGRRLMNKRPSWKRPVIVTVANLEAQIGGSNFDTVKVNGELVSLPYIHPMETMMIYRPSSNATVVESRGFLRVNYTRQGFIDISLSTSYYNVTCGLCGVFNNNATDDLRLPNGRLAESIEQFAEGWQSIADDLTCNGDCDDLYRTCTGLRLYQSPYMCGNINDPGNSSFLACHTVVNPSPFFRNCLYNMCVKEGNRSALCSSLQAYATACQDAQIGLTAWRSATNCPLPCPEHSRFEECTSACPLTCLTLDEPEEACPLPCQEGCQCEDGFALRDGRCVARSDCGCISHGRQLATNQTFWTDWECQERCYCNGSDNNVYCHLAPCHPEEYCQESDGLYVCQPRTEALCAAAGYGHFLPFGGSAFELQSSCTLVMATTNCERESTEHTTNDGTSAEFKISAQNEERDTGQAIWVRGFVLEVYEFEIEVSQSYKNTVTVNKERLYLPLKLGQGRVNIFTSGMLLILETDFGVKVAFDWNTLLLLTLPRDLYGSSCGLCQGMASSPHSLSTTDWGMTWAEKDTFCQVGCGDSCSRCGLGDKSVLDDGPLMVSNDIEDQDEENEISQGIRFYIGDGLYVFVEPEAVRLCGLIVDREGVFARCHTKVSPAFFYQSCLHDTCLDQGAQDTICNWLQIYASTCQTQGVPVTGWRSETPCVLSCPSNSHYSSCPPVCPPQCAPARAQRDCSQDCVEGCQCDQGFVLNGKSCILPQNCGCYTDGKYYEPKQLFWNSDCTKRCQCIGRNLVQCDPRRCKAEEECTLRHGVRGCFVRRSQHCVASGGGVFRTFDGASLRLPASCSFVLSTNCHKLPDLSFQLIANFDKWSTPNLTTISHVYLYINEENILVSGSTVKVNGTPVSVPFVTGLMTHLSTSEGFIVIDTPMDIQVRYNRFNTLSITMGQRLQNKVCGLCGNFNGDPSDDYITSRGKPASSALDLAQSWKTNGMQNSCDETQYVALAQSCENTAVQALQGEDACQKLTQPKGFFQPCHGLLDPRPFYQSCYLDGCYNHQRAQVCGSLAAYAEACRSLGTLTTKWITQENCSEWIFDPCAGEICTNFTCELENGGDLCGCPELPTTTGGDDDIIQAEVTCKHALMEVSISKCKLFQLGFEREDVRVNDERCPGIEGEDFISFHINNTKGHCGSIVLSNSTHIMYKNTVWIESVNNTGNLITRDKTINVEFSCAYELDLKISLETVLKPMLSVINLTLPTKEGNFITKMALYKNSSYRNPYREGEVVLSTRDILYVGVFVEGADENQLILIVNMCWATPSRYSSDRLRYIIIERGCPNIKDNTIGMSENGVSLTCRFHVTVFKFIGEYDEVHLHCDVSLCDSETNACKVNCPQKRRMYSEEGNHKEHILSVGPIRRRVSDWCEEDNGGCDQICTSKGSGPICSCVTGMLQRDGKTCRAVSSSCEVKPTLLLLTLTVMISILSTGINTFLS, from the exons GTCAACAATAATGGTGTTATCTCCTTCAACGTACAAGTCAGCCAGTTCACACCGGAGGCCTTTCCCCTCGCTGACAGTAGATCCTTCATTGCACCACTTTGGGCAGATGTTCACAACGGCATTCGGGGAGATGTCTATTACAGAGAGTCTCTGGAGCCAGAAATACTAGAAAGAGCGACACAAGACGTCCGAAAGTACTTTAAGAATATGGCCACCTTCACTGCTACCTGGGTTTTTATTGCAACGTGGCATCAGGTCACTTTTTATGGAGGAAGCCAAACAACGCCG gtaaacACGTTCCAATCAGTGCTAATATCAGATGGTACTTCATTTTTTACAATGTTCAACTATGGGGAAATCACATGGAGCACAGGGACCGCCAGTGGTGGAGACCCTTTAACAGGACTGGGTGGGACGACAGCTCAG GCAGGTTTTAATGGTGGAGATATTGGTTACTTCTTCAACCTGCCAGGATCCCGGTCGAATGATGTTGTGAACATTGAACAGACCACCAATGTAAATGTGCCTGGGCGCTGGTTCTTCCGGGTGGACACTGATCTTGTGGATCCGGCCAATGGCTGCAGTTACAATG GACGCTTCTACAGACGAGGGGAAGTGTTCTGGCTATCGGACCAGTGCTTGCAGAGGTGTCGATGCCTTGACATTGATAATGAAGTGCAGTGCCAACAGGCTCCGTGTGGGCAGCTGGAGACCTGTGAGCAGCAGGATGGAGCCTTCTACTGCCAGCCCACTCGCAGCAGCACGTGTGTGGTCTTTGGAGATCCACATTATCACACCTTCGATGGCTTCCTCTATCACTTCCAGGGAACCTGCTCTTATCTACTGGCCCGGCCCTGCTGGGAAATGCCAGGGCTGCCGTTCTTCAGTGTGGAGGCCAAAAATGAGAACCGAGGTGTCACATCAGTGTCCTGGCTTAGAGATGTCACAGTGGATGTTTATGGTCATCGAATCATGCTGCCCAAGGGAAGTTTAGGGACTGTCCAG ATAGATGGCCTGATGAAAACATTACCTGTTGAACTTGAGTTTGGTGCAATCAAGGTTTACCAGTCTGGAGTTGCGGTTGCATTAGAAACAGACTTTGGACTCTTGGTAACGTACGATGGTCAACACTATGCATCCATTTCTTTACCAAGCTCCTACTTTAACAACACTTGTGGCCTTTGTGGAAACTACAATGATGACCCTGCAGATGATCCCATTCTACCCGACGGCTCACTCGCAGAAAGTGTGGTGGAGCTGGGAGGCAGCTGGCGAGCAGAGGACATGGACTGGCGATGTAGTGATGGTTGTGCACAGAATTGCAGCATGTGTGATGCACTGACAGAAGCCTTCTACTTTCGTCCAGACTATTGTGGCCTCATCAACAAAACCGATGGACCTTTTAGGGACTGTAGAGCTGTGGTAGACCCTACAGCCTTTGTCTATAGCTGTGTGTATGACATGTGCGCCAACAGGGATAACATTACCACTCTGTGCCAGGCCATCCAGGCATATGCCCTGGCCTGTCAGGCCCTTGGTGTCACAATACGACCCTGGAGATCTCGCACCTTCTGTG CTTTGCCATGTCCAGAGTTCAGCAATTACCAAGTGTGTACAAGTGCGTGTCCGCCTTCCTGTTCCGACCTCACTGCTGCATTATATTGTGCTCATCCTTGCACTGAGGGCTGCCAGTGTGATGAAGGCTATGTTCTCAGTGGCAGCCGTTGTGTACAGCGTGACGACTGTGGCTGTGAGTATAACGGCCTTTATTACCCCCTCAACGACACCTTCTGGGCTGGCTCCAGAGGTGAGGAAGGTGAATGTTCCCTTCATTGCACCTGTGGGCTTGAGGGAGAAATCTCCTGTTTCAATGAGTCCTGTAAGGAGGGCGAGGTGTGTGTAGCCGAGGTGGGCTTGTTGGGTTGCTACCCACGGCGGGAGGGACTGTGCTCAGTCACCCAAAGCACAGTGACGTCCTCCTTTGATGGCACCTTCCTGCAGTTCCCAGATGACAGCTCTTACTACCTACTGAAGCTGTGTGGTCCTGTGCCAGCCAACATCTCAGCAGTGGAGGTGAAGATAGGTAGGCGGCTGATGAACAAAAGACCCTCATGGAAACGCCCTGTGATAGTGACAGTTGCCAACTTGGAAGCCCAGATTGGTGGGTCGAATTTTGATACAGTTAAG GTAAATGGCGAACTGGTTAGTCTCCCATATATCCATCCAATGGAAACAATGATGATCTACAGACCTTCCAGCAATGCAACGGTGGTGGAGTCTCGTGGTTTTCTCAGAGTCAACTACACCCGGCAGGGGTTCATCGACATCTCCCTTTCCACTTCATACTACAATGTTACTTGCGGTTTGTGTGGCGTTTTTAACAACAATGCAACGGATGACCTTCGACTACCTAATGGACGTCTAGCTGAGTCCATTGAACAGTTTGCTGAGGGATGGCAATCCATTGCTGATGATCTGACGTGCAATGGGGACTGTGATGACTTGTATCGCACGTGCACAGGCTTGCGTCTTTACCAGAGTCCTTATATGTGTGGCAACATCAATGACCCTGGAAATAGTTCATTTCTGGCCTGTCACACAGTTGTAAACCCTTCGCCCTTTTTCAGGAATTGTTTGTATAACATGTGTGTCAAAGAGGGGAACCGTTCTGCACTGTGTTCCTCACTGCAGGCCTATGCCACTGCATGCCAAGATGCTCAAATAGGCCTCACGGCATGGAGGAGTGCCACCAACTGCC CTCTTCCCTGTCCGGAGCACAGTCGCTTTGAAGAATGCACCAGCGCCTGCCCTTTGACTTGTCTCACCTTGGATGAACCTGAGGAGGCATGCCCGCTTCCATGTCAAGAAGGTTGTCAATGTGAAGATGGCTTTGCTCTTCGGGACGGCCGATGTGTCGCCCGCAGTGATTGTGGCTGTATAAGCCATGGCCGCCAACTGGCTACTAATCAGACTTTCTGGACTGACTGGGAGTGCCAAGAGCGCTGCTACTGTAATGGATCTGACAATAACGTGTACTGTCATTTGGCGCCATGTCACCCTGAGGAATACTGCCAAGAGAGTGATGGCCTGTACGTCTGCCAGCCGCGCACTGAGGCCCTGTGTGCGGCTGCTGGTTACGGTCATTTTCTACCATTTGGTGGTTCAGCCTTTGAGCTGCAGAGCTCTTGTACTCTTGTTATGGCCACCACCAACTGTGAAAGGGAATCCACGGAGCATACAACTAATGATGGGACTTCTGCTGAATTTAAGATTTCGGCTCAGAATGAAGAACGAGACACTGGCCAAGCTATTTGGGTTCGAGGATTTGTTCTGGAGGTGTACGAATTTGAGATTGAAGTGTCTCAAAGCTACAAAAATACTGTCACT GTAAACAAGGAGCGTTTGTACCTTCCCCTGAAGCTGGGCCAAGGAAGGGTCAACATCTTCACCTCAGGCATGTTACTAATCCTGGAAACTGACTTTGGTGTAAAAGTAGCCTTTGACTGGAACACTTTGCTGTTGTTGACATTACCTCGGGATCTCTATGGCTCTAGCTGTGGCCTCTGCCAGGGCATGGCCTCATCGCCACACAGCCTCAGCACCACTGACTGGGGCATGACATGGGCTGAGAAGGACACCTTCTGCCAAGTAGGCTGTGGAGACTCCTGCTCACGTTGTGGCCTGGGAGATAAAAGTGTGCTCGATGACGGCCCACTCATGGTGTCCAATGACATCGAAGATCAGGATGAGGAAAACGAGATAAGCCAGGGCATCCGTTTTTACATCGGAGATGGACTTTACGTGTTTGTGGAGCCGGAGGCTGTGAGGCTGTGTGGACTGATCGTGGACCGAGAAGGTGTTTTTGCACGTTGTCACACTAAGGTGTCACCAGCGTTCTTCTACCAGAGCTGCTTGCATGACACATGTCTGGACCAAGGAGCTCAGGACACAATCTGTAACTGGCTGCAAATATATGCAAGCACGTGTCAGACCCAAGGAGTGCCCGTCACAGGCTGGAGGAGTGAAACACCATGTG TCCTGAGTTGTCCCTCTAACAGCCATTACTCCAGCTGCCCACCGGTTTGCCCACCCCAGTGCGCCCCAGCCCGAGCCCAGAGGGACTGTAGTCAGGACTGTGTGGAGGGATGCCAGTGTGACCAGGGTTTCGTCCTCAACGGGAAGAGCTGCATCCTGCCTCAGAACTGTGGATGCTACACTGATGGCAAGTACTACGAG CCCAAACAACTGTTTTGGAACAGCGACTGCACCAAACGTTGCCAGTGCATCGGTAGAAACCTGGTCCAGTGTGACCCCCGGCGCTGTAAGGCCGAGGAAGAGTGCACCCTGCGGCACGGTGTGCGCGGCTGCTTCGTCAGACGCTCCCAGCACTGCGTGGCTTCAGGCGGAGGCGTCTTCAGGACCTTTGACGGGGCGTCGCTGCGACTGCCGGCCTCCTGCTCCTTCGTCTTATCCACAAACTGTCACAAACTTCCCGACCTCTCCTTCCAGCTGATCGCAAACTTTGACAAATGGAGCACGCCCAACCTCACCACCATCTCCCATGTCTACCTGTACATAAACGAAGAGAACATACTCGTTTCTGGAAGCACAGTGAAG GTCAACGGCACTCCGGTGTCGGTGCCTTTTGTTACGGGCCTGATGACACACCTGTCCACGTCCGAGGGATTCATCGTCATCGACACGCCGATGGACATCCAGGTGCGCTACAATCGCTTCAACACCCTCAGCATCACAATGGGCCAGCGTCTGCAGAACAAGGTGTGCGGCCTGTGTGGGAATTTCAACGGAGATCCCAGCGACGACTACATCACCTCCAGGGGAAAGCCGGCCTCCAGCGCCCTGGATCTGGCCCAGAGCTGGAAGACCAACGGTATGCAGAACAG TTGTGATGAGACCCAGTACGTGGCTCTGGCCCAGTCCTGTGAAAACACGGCGGTTCAGGCCCTGCAGGGTGAGGACGCCTGTCAGAAGCTGACGCAGCCAAAGGGTTTCTTCCAGCCGTGCCACGGCCTTCTCGACCCCCGACCTTTCTACCAGTCCTGCTACCTGGACGGCTGCTACAACCACCAGAGGGCTCAGGTCTGCGGCTCGCTGGCTGCTTACGCTGAGGCCTGTCGGTCCCTAGGCACGCTCACCACCAAGTGGATCACACAGGAGAACTGCT CAGAATGGATCTTTGACCCCTGTGCAGGAGAGATCTGCACGAACTTCACCTGTGAGCTGGAGAATGGAGGTGACCTGTGTGGCTGCCCAGAGCTCCCCACTACCACTGGAG GCGACGATGACATCATCCAGGCAGAGGTGACCTGTAAGCACGCTCTCATGGAAGTCTCCATTTCCAAGTGCAAGCTCTTCCAGCTGGGCTTCGAACGAGAGGACGTCAGGGTCAACGACGAGCGCTGCCCCGGCATCGAGGGAGAGGACTTCATCTCCTTTCACATCAACAACACCAAAGGACACTGTGGCTCTATCGTCCTG TCAAACAGCACACACATCATGTACAAAAACACAGTGTGGATAGAGAGCGTGAACAACACTGGGAACCTCATCACCAGGGACAAAACCATCAACGTGGAGTTCTCCTGCGCTTATGAGCTGGACTTGAAGATCTCGTTGGAAACCGTCCTCAAACCCATGCTCAG TGTGATTAACCTCACCTTGCCGACCAAGGAGGGAAACTTCATTACCAAGATGGCTCTCTATAAGAACTCCTCGTACCGGAACCCCTACAGAGAAGGTGAGGTGGTCCTCAGCACTCGAGACATCCTGTACGTGGGCGTCTTCGTGGAAGGAGCAGACGAAAACCAGCTGATCCTCATAGTGAACATGTGCTGGGCGACTCCATCCAGATACAGCAGTGACCGACTGCGATACATCATCATAGAGAGAGG GTGCCCAAACATCAAGGACAACACCATCGGTATGTCTGAAAACGGCGTGTCGCTCACGTGTCGCTTCCACGTCACCGTCTTTAAGTTTATCGGTGAGTACGACGAGGTGCACCTCCACTGTGACGTTTCTCTCTGCGACTCAGAAACCAACGCCTGCAAAGTG AACTGTCcacaaaaaagaagaatgtACTCAGAGGAGGGAAACCACAAGGAGCACATCCTGAGCGTGGGACCCATAAGAAGAAGAG TGTCTGACTGGTGTGAGGAGGACAACGGAGGCTGTGATCAGATCTGTACCAGTAAAGGAAGTGGGCCCATTTGTAGCTGTGTGACTGGGATGCTGCAGCGAGACGGGAAAACTTGTCGAG CTGTGAGCTCCAGCTGTGAGGTTAAACCTACATTACTCCTGCTGACGTTGACAGTGATGATCTCCATCCTTTCTACTGGTATAAACACTTTCCTATCCTAA